The following coding sequences lie in one Heyndrickxia oleronia genomic window:
- a CDS encoding DinB family protein — protein MLKLFQYNWQVRDEWFNWCAKISVDELQCTRVGGRGSILRNLFHIVDVEQAWIRGLKGKTEFHYNFNDYPSLKSIRELSIKCRPEVEEYIQNWSNDIENHKLDEFTYGEVIHHVIAHEIHHIGQLSIWAREMGAVPVSSNLIGRGIYDR, from the coding sequence ATGTTGAAGTTGTTTCAGTATAATTGGCAAGTAAGAGATGAATGGTTTAATTGGTGTGCAAAAATTTCTGTTGATGAACTTCAATGCACGCGAGTAGGGGGTAGAGGAAGTATTTTACGTAATTTATTTCATATTGTTGATGTTGAGCAGGCATGGATTAGAGGATTAAAAGGAAAAACTGAGTTTCATTATAATTTTAATGATTATCCGTCTCTTAAATCTATAAGAGAATTATCTATAAAATGTCGACCTGAGGTTGAAGAATACATTCAAAACTGGTCCAATGATATAGAGAATCATAAATTGGATGAATTTACCTATGGTGAGGTGATCCATCATGTTATCGCTCATGAAATCCATCATATCGGTCAATTATCAATATGGGCTAGAGAAATGGGGGCTGTACCTGTTTCTTCCAATTTAATTGGAAGAGGAATATATGATAGATAA